Genomic DNA from uncultured Erythrobacter sp.:
CGCATCAAGCACCGCGAGGAAGCTCTCGCCGGGCACGGTGAAGATCCGGTCCGTCCCTTGCTCGGCAAGGCAATCGACCAGCAATTCTGCTGCGCTTCTCGTGGTTTCGGCCAAGACAATTCCCTCCGCTCAGGCCCTATAATCAGGCACAGCGCGCTTAGCGCCGCACGCCCTGGTAGGCAAACGCTGCGGCGCTACCCAAGCTGGTTAACCGGAGGGTGAATTGTCCCGCCTTGCGACAGTGGATGAGCGGAGGCTGTGCGCGGGTAAAGAAAGTGTTAACGCCTGCGGCTATGAAGTATCCAAAGCTCACCAGCGAACTGATCTCTGACGCGCAGCGCCGCCGCGAAGCGGGCGGGCCGTTCAAGCGCCGCGCTCTTGTCCTCACCGATGAAGAAGCGACGCATCCGTTCAGGGCGAACCTGCCGCCACATGTGAAGGATGATCTGCACGACATCCCGGCGGAAAGCCTTTGGGCGCTGACACAAGACGATGTGCGCGGCTTCGCCAGCACCTATTTCGCGGCGACCGCAGCGATCCTCGTCTTCATTATGTGATTTAGGCGCCGCACGCGCTTACTCGGCCAATTGCGCAGCCGCTTCTTTTTCAGCGCTGAACAGCAGCCAACCGAGCCACGCTGATACCACGGTCATTGCCGCCGCCAGCAGCAATTGCTCGGCCACCGGTATGCCCACCGCAGTCATGCCGATAGCGATCGCTGAACCCAGCACCATCGAGACCGAATTGACGATATTGTTCGCCGCAATCGTGCGTGAGGCCGCGTTGTGTTCGCAGCGCGTGGTGAGAAACGCGTAGAGCGGGACCACGAACATTCCTCCGGCCGTCGAAATGCCAAGCAGGATCAGCAGAAGCGGAACGGCAAGCGGTTCAAGGACCCATTGCTCGATCGGCAGCAATTCGCCCGCTTCGTTCGGTATCCATGCCCGCGACAGGATGTAGAACCCGAGCAGAAACCCGCCCATCACAACCACGCAGACGGGTGCAAAGCGGGCAGACACATCGCCTTTGAGCAGGGCGTTGATGGCGACCGATCCGACCGCAATACCGATAGAGAAGATCACGAGAAACAGGCTGGCAACTTCCGGTGTTGCGAGCAGTTGGTTCTTGGCGAGTGGCGGAAACTGGATGAAAAGCAGAGCGCCGATGGTCCAGAAAAAGCTGATGGCGATGATCGCGAACCAGATCTCGCGATTGTCCATAGTCTTCTTCACCAGCCGCCAGCTCATCACGACCTGGTCTGCCAGCGCGACAGGCACAAAACCCAGCCAACGCAGCAATGGGTTGCGCACCGTTTCCGCATACGGCTCGATCAAAGGGAAGTGCAGCTCATGATCGCCTTGCGGCGGGGCATCGGGAACGAAGCGGCTGACAAAGTAACCCACAATCGCCGTCACTACGACGAGCACAATGGCGAATTCGACGTCGATAAACCCTGCCAGGATCGTGCCGAGCAAGATCGCAATGTAGGTGCCCGCCTCGACCAGGCCGGTGCCGGGCAAGACTTCGTCTTTCTTCAGGTGCTGAGGCAGGATCGCGTATTTAATCGGGCCGAGAAACGAAGATTGCACGGCGGCGAGGAACACGACGAACAGCAAGAGCGGGATCGCCACCGTGTGCACCATGATGCCCTGCCACGCCATGTAGAGGCCCGCCGCGCCAAGCGACGCCCAGCCGATCTCGCATAATTTGACGATCCGGATGATCCGCGCCTTGTCTCGAGAATCCGCCAATTGTCCTGCAAGCGCGGAAAAAAGCACGAATGGGAGGATGAACAGGAGCGACGCGATTCCGCTGAAAAACGCCTCCTGCTTTTCATCACTATAGACCGAGTAGACGACGAACAGGACCAAAGCGGTCTTGTAGAGATTGTCGTTGAACGCGTTGAAGAACTGCGTGACCATCAACGGCAGAAAGCGCTTGCGGCGCATAAGGTGCGTCGATGTCGTCATTAAACCTAGTTAAGCAGCGTCCCCAGAAGCGCGAGACATAGCGATCACCCCAACATTCACAAGAGCGTTCACAAGCGCCCCAGATACTCTTTTACGCTGCGTCACACCGCGCTAGAGGCGACAGGTACATGTTGACGCTTCCTAATATCCTAACGCTGTCGCGAATTCTGGCGTTGCCTTTGCTCGGGTTCTTCCTGTGGTGGCCGGATTGGAAGCTTGGCTATGCGATTGGCTTTGTGCTGTATGGCCTCATCGGGATCACCGATTTTTTCGACGGCTACCTCGCGCGGGCGCAGGGAACGGTATCGAAACTCGGAATTTTCCTCGATCCGATCGCTGACAAGATCATGGTCGCAACTGTGATCCTAGTCCTGACGGCGCAAGGATATCTGCGCGGACCGTATGTGGGCGACATGCATGTGATCGCTGGGCTGATCATCCTGATCCGAGAGATCGCCGTTTCGGGTCTGCGCGAATTTCTCGGGGGGCTGCAAGTTTCGGTCCCGGTATCCAAGCTGGCGAAATGGAAGACGGCGTTCCAACTGATAGCGCTCGGCGCGCTGATTGGTGGCGGAGCGGTGCACGGCCAGCCGTGCCAAGTGCCCGGCGACGCCTGCGCTTCGGTGGCCGAGACTTGGATCCACCTGATCGGCCTATCGACGCTATGGGCGGCGGCGGTCCTGACCTGCATTACCGGCTGGGACTACCTGCGGGTTGGTCTTAAGCATATGGATTGAGGGATACGTTATGGCTGCATTTTTCAGAAAACTGTTCGGCGATAAACAGAACGCGCCAGCCACAAGCGAGATGCCTGAGAGCATCGAACAAGGCATGCAGTGGCAAGCGGAAGACTTTGTTCGCGCCTTTTCGCAACCAGATGCACCAATCGATGGAAGTTGTCTCGACTACAGTTCAGCCTCGTTGGATGAGGTTGATCGTTTGCTCGACAATGTTCACTGTCACGGTCAGGAATTGCCTGACGATCTTCACTTTCTGATTTCGGCCTACGTATTCGAGGTAGCTCGCCGCGAGTTCGGTGGACGTTATCTTCGTGGTGACGAGAAGGACCCATTCGTGCTTGTCATGGGCAAAGAAGACGCGAGCGTGGGCCTGTGCGTCATGTCAAAGGTTCGTGGACGAGCCATAAACGGTAACGAAGACAACATCCCGTTTTTCTATGCGGGCATTGCTCCAGCAATCGATCGAGGAGTGCCAGCCACTCTAATCTGAAGTTCAATCAATGGGCCAGCAGCCGTCGAGAAAGCCACCCAAATAAATGTACCTACGCGGCGCAGATCACCCAGCGCCTCTCAAATGCGCATAAGACAGATCGCCTGACCCGCGCACACCATAATCGCTTGGGTTTTCGGGATCATCGCGGTCCCAGCCATCGGTGCAGGGCTGGGTGCTGTTCCAATCATAGACGGCGTGGCG
This window encodes:
- a CDS encoding MFS transporter, with protein sequence MTTSTHLMRRKRFLPLMVTQFFNAFNDNLYKTALVLFVVYSVYSDEKQEAFFSGIASLLFILPFVLFSALAGQLADSRDKARIIRIVKLCEIGWASLGAAGLYMAWQGIMVHTVAIPLLLFVVFLAAVQSSFLGPIKYAILPQHLKKDEVLPGTGLVEAGTYIAILLGTILAGFIDVEFAIVLVVVTAIVGYFVSRFVPDAPPQGDHELHFPLIEPYAETVRNPLLRWLGFVPVALADQVVMSWRLVKKTMDNREIWFAIIAISFFWTIGALLFIQFPPLAKNQLLATPEVASLFLVIFSIGIAVGSVAINALLKGDVSARFAPVCVVVMGGFLLGFYILSRAWIPNEAGELLPIEQWVLEPLAVPLLLILLGISTAGGMFVVPLYAFLTTRCEHNAASRTIAANNIVNSVSMVLGSAIAIGMTAVGIPVAEQLLLAAAMTVVSAWLGWLLFSAEKEAAAQLAE
- the pgsA gene encoding CDP-diacylglycerol--glycerol-3-phosphate 3-phosphatidyltransferase, with translation MLTLPNILTLSRILALPLLGFFLWWPDWKLGYAIGFVLYGLIGITDFFDGYLARAQGTVSKLGIFLDPIADKIMVATVILVLTAQGYLRGPYVGDMHVIAGLIILIREIAVSGLREFLGGLQVSVPVSKLAKWKTAFQLIALGALIGGGAVHGQPCQVPGDACASVAETWIHLIGLSTLWAAAVLTCITGWDYLRVGLKHMD